Proteins encoded in a region of the Suricata suricatta isolate VVHF042 chromosome 10, meerkat_22Aug2017_6uvM2_HiC, whole genome shotgun sequence genome:
- the NPTXR gene encoding neuronal pentraxin receptor, whose protein sequence is MADGPWDSPALILELEDAVRGLRDRLDRIEQELPARVNFSAAPAPAPAVPTALHSKMDQLEGQLLAKVLTLEKERMALGHSSHRQRQEVEKELDALQDRVAELEHGSSAYSPPDAFKISIPIRNNYMYARVRKALPELYAFTVCMWLRSRSGGNGQGTPFSYSVPGQANEIVLLEAGHDPMELLINDKVAQLPLSLKDNGWHHICISWTTRDGLWSAYQDGELQGSGENLAAWHPIKPHGILILGQEQDTLGGRFDATQAFVGDIAQFNLWDHALTPAQVLGIANCTGPLLGNVLPWEDKLVEAFGGAKKAAFDVCKGRAKA, encoded by the exons CAGGAGCTCCCTGCCCGTGTGAACTTCTCAGCCGCGCCAGCCCCTGCGCCCGCGGTGCCTACCGCCCTACACTCCAAGATGGACCAACTGGAGGGCCAGCTGCTGGCCAAGGTGCTGACGCTGGAGAAGGAGCGCATGGCTCTCGGTCACAGCAGCCACCGGCAGCGGCAGGAAGTGGAGAAGGAGCTGGATGCGCTACAGGACCGAGTCGCTGAGCTGGAGCATG GGTCCTCAGCCTACAGCCCCCCAGATGCCTTCAAGATCAGCATCCCCATCCGCAACAACTACATGTACGCCCGTGTGCGGAAGGCACTGCCTGAGCTCTACGCCTTCACCGTCTGCATGTGGCTGCGGTCCAGGTCAGGTGGCAATGGCCAGGGCACACCCTTCTCCTACTCTGTGCCCGGGCAGGCCAATGAGATCGTGCTGCTGGAGGCGGGCCACGACCCCATGGAACTGCTGATCAATGACAAG GTGGCCCAGCTGCCCCTGAGCCTGAAGGACAATGGCTGGCACCACATCTGCATCTCCTGGACTACAAGGGACGGGCTGTGGTCTGCCTACCAGGATGGGGAGCTGCAGGGCTCTGGCGAGAACCTGGCCGCCTGGCACCCCATCAAGCCACATGGGATCCTTATCCTGGGCCAGGAGCAG GATACCCTGGGAGGCCGGTTTGATGCCACTCAGGCCTTCGTGGGTGACATCGCCCAGTTTAACCTGTGGGACCATGCCCTGACACCTGCCCAGGTCCTGGGCATTGCCAACTGTACCGGGCCACTGCTGGGCAACGTCCTTCCCTGGGAAGACAAGCTGGTGGAGGCCTTCGGGGGTGCAAAAAAGGCCGCCTTTGATGTCTGCAAGGGGAGGGCCAAGGCATGA